One region of Nitrospiraceae bacterium genomic DNA includes:
- a CDS encoding RHS repeat-associated core domain-containing protein: TDISGNTVWSAKYTSFGEAIVDSTSTIVNNLRFPGQYFDEETGKHYNLNRYYDPNSGRFISNDPIGFKGGDVNLYRYVGNNVVNWVDPMGLFVIDIYERGTKKGDAYGALIIVTAESGAW; encoded by the coding sequence GACAGACATCAGTGGAAACACAGTCTGGAGCGCTAAATACACATCATTTGGCGAAGCAATAGTTGACTCAACATCAACCATCGTTAATAACCTGAGATTCCCCGGACAATACTTTGACGAAGAAACAGGAAAGCATTATAATTTGAACAGATATTATGATCCGAATAGCGGGAGATTTATATCAAATGATCCGATTGGGTTTAAAGGTGGGGATGTGAATTTGTATAGGTATGTAGGGAATAATGTGGTGAATTGGGTGGATCCGATGGGGTTATTTGTCATAGATATTTATGAAAGAGGTACTAAAAAAGGAGATGCATACGGCGC